In Lactuca sativa cultivar Salinas chromosome 5, Lsat_Salinas_v11, whole genome shotgun sequence, the DNA window caCCTTCCATGGCTTCCCTCTTCCTTCTCACCTCATCAACCAACACCTTCTCTATCTCCCCTCTCGCCTTCTTAGCCCTCCAGAATTTTGTCCCCGGAAAGTTCACCGGAGCAGCCAAAACACCTTCTAGAACCTTCTCAAACACCGGAAACATCAATTCTGGTTCAATCCGTATTCCGAATAAACATTCAAGAACAATAGTGAAAGTAACCATTTTCGTTGACCGATGTAGGCTGATTTCGTCCTGGTGATTCCAGTTCTTCTGTAAATGTTTCTGAATGGAATCACACATTTTGGGCACGATTTCTTGAAGCCCGGATGGGGTAAGTGTGGAAGCAATAATTCCACGAAGGCATCGATGCGATTCCCCTTGTTTCTCCATGATCGAATTCTTTCCCATTAATTCAACAGAAGAAGTTGGCCATGAACTTATCACCAATTTGAACTCATTCCACATGAAAAACTTGTTAGCTGAAGCTCCAGTTACCACCACTGTTGGTGATCCCATGAGTCTTGTTTTGAACACTTTGCCATGTTTTCTGATTCTGGGTTGGAAAAAGTCATTGAACAGTTGATTCCTGCGTTGAGCTCTGTAAAATCCGATTGTTTCACCGATCCAAGGGAGACCCATTTGGCCGGAGGGTAGTTTGGACTTTTTTGGTTGGTTGTAGGTTTTGTaaaggatgatgatgatgatgatgaatggAGGTAAGAGAGAGAAGATGAAGGCAGCCATTGATGTTGATGTTGTTTCATGTTTGGTTTATAAGATATCGAGTTTATATAGAGATTGGAAACATGAAATTGGGTATCGAGTcaactaattgtttatatataaaaGTAGCTGTGTTTTTGGGGGTGGCAGATTAAATCTGAAGTCGGGCCGACTAAAAAGATTCATGTTATAAGCCGCATGTGCACCTTGCCTTTGGGAAAATACACTCTTTGAGTCTTTTCTATTTCAATTCCTTCaatgtgtttttttattttatttttataatttatagtcAAACATGTTCAATAACTTATGTTAATAatcaaacataatttttttttttttaaaatcttaaGTCAAACTCGAAGATTCTATTGTAGGGTTT includes these proteins:
- the LOC111889647 gene encoding taxadiene 5-alpha hydroxylase, which encodes MAAFIFSLLPPFIIIIIILYKTYNQPKKSKLPSGQMGLPWIGETIGFYRAQRRNQLFNDFFQPRIRKHGKVFKTRLMGSPTVVVTGASANKFFMWNEFKLVISSWPTSSVELMGKNSIMEKQGESHRCLRGIIASTLTPSGLQEIVPKMCDSIQKHLQKNWNHQDEISLHRSTKMVTFTIVLECLFGIRIEPELMFPVFEKVLEGVLAAPVNFPGTKFWRAKKARGEIEKVLVDEVRRKREAMEGGQEEEESGMLLSMLVAALIRSEITEEEVVDNVVLLVFAAHDTTSYAISMTFKMLNNHPNCHFRLMEEHEEITRTKKPGEILSIEDVKKMEYTWQVARETMRLFPPIFGSFRKATTDIEFEGFTIPRGWKVLWTAYGTHYNEEYFPDPMRFDPSRFVDPVQAYSFIPFGGGPRLCAGYQLAKLNILVFVHYVVTRYNWSLIYPQEPIVMDPLPFPSKGMPIKISPRSHN